One genomic region from Bradyrhizobium icense encodes:
- a CDS encoding diacylglycerol kinase, giving the protein MLRLWRATINTRNGLAFAIRSEQAVREELIALALSVPLAWLIGVTTMRRVELVAAVAFVLVVELLNTAIEKLADRLTTDHDPKIGQVKDMGSAAVGVALLMAGLFWLFALAERMGAI; this is encoded by the coding sequence TTGCTGCGACTTTGGCGGGCCACGATCAACACGCGTAACGGCCTCGCTTTTGCGATCCGTTCGGAGCAGGCCGTCCGCGAGGAACTGATCGCATTGGCGCTGTCGGTGCCGCTGGCCTGGCTGATTGGCGTGACCACCATGCGCCGCGTGGAACTTGTCGCGGCCGTCGCCTTTGTCCTGGTGGTCGAACTGCTCAACACCGCGATCGAGAAGCTCGCCGACCGCCTGACCACCGATCACGATCCGAAGATCGGCCAGGTCAAGGACATGGGCTCGGCTGCGGTTGGCGTCGCGCTGCTGATGGCCGGCCTGTTCTGGCTGTTCGCCCTCGCCGAACGCATGGGCGCAATTTGA